One Oryza brachyantha chromosome 3, ObraRS2, whole genome shotgun sequence DNA segment encodes these proteins:
- the LOC102714902 gene encoding phosphatidylinositol N-acetylglucosaminyltransferase subunit P-like isoform X1, translating into MEEWSSPPSPSLVVRSPRQTLSLLRNRHTGRESQSLPPTSTSLAGGPKPSEVYGFVGSITTVIATTVYLVWAYMPEHCLRSLGITYYPSRYWALAAPSFVIVATVLCMVVYMGFNFLATPPPASFNTIFDEYSRERTMVDPADAHATKEEIERPIEPISDISVDQINSLMFGAPLTRANNSEL; encoded by the exons ATGGAGGAGTGGTCGTCGCCTCCATCGCCATCGTTGGTGGTGCGGAGCCCTAGGCAGACGCTTAGCCTTCTTCGAAATCGCCACACTGGCCGCGAGTCTCAGTCGCTGCCCCCCACATCCACCTCATTGGCCGGCGGCCCCAAGCCGTCAGAGGTGTACGGCTTTGTGGGATCCATCACCACTGTCATAGCCACCACTGTCTACCTTGTCTGGGCCTACATGCCTGAGCATTGCCTCCGCTCACTTGGCATCACCTACTATCCGAGCAG GTATTGGGCACTTGCAGCACCATCGTTCGTGATAGTGGCAACTGTTCTTTGCATGGTTGTTTATATGGGCTTTAACTTCCTGGCCACTCCTCCCCCTGCCTCCTTCAACACCATTTTTG ACGAGTACAGTCGCGAGCGCACCATGGTTGATCCTGCAGATGCACATGCTACGAAAGAAGAGATAGAGAGACCCATTGAACCTATTTCAGACATTAGTGTTGATCAAATAAACAGTCTTATGTTTGGTGCTCCGCTGACAAGAGCCAACAATTCTGAATTGTAG
- the LOC102714358 gene encoding histone-binding protein MSI1 homolog, whose amino-acid sequence MPKAPAAEEEEFRAEVEERLINEEYKIWKKNTPFLYDLVITHALEWPSLTVQWLPDRAEPAGKDHSVQKMVLGTHTSDNEPNYLMLAQVQLPLDDAEADARHYDDDHAEIGGGFGAASGKVQIVQQINHDGEVNRARYMPQNSFIIATKTVSAEVYVFDYSKHPSKPPLDGACNPDLRLKGHNSEGYGLSWSIFKEGHLLSGSDDAQICLWDIKANSKNKTLDALQIFKYHDGVVEDVAWHLRHEYLFGSVGDDHNLLIWDLRSPAPTKPVQSVMAHQGEVNCLAFNPFNEWVVATGSTDKTVKLFDLRKIDTSLHTFDCHKEEVFQVGWSPKNETILASCCLGRRLMVWDLSRIDQEQTPEDAEDGPPELLFIHGGHTSKISDFSWNPCEDWVIASVAEDNILQIWQMAENIYHDEDDVPSDDPAKAP is encoded by the exons ATGCCGAaggcgccggccgccgaggaggaggagttccgcgcggaggtggaggagcgGCTGATCAACGAGGAGTACAAGATCTGGAAGAAGAACACCCCGTTCCTGTACGACCTCGTCATCACCCATGCGCTCGAGTGGCCCTCCCTCACCGTGCAGTGGCTCCCCGACCGCGCCGAGCCCGCCGGGAAGGACCACTCCGTCCAGAAGATGGTGCTCGGCACCCACACCTCCGACAACGAGCCCAACTACCTCATGCTCGCGCAGGTCCAGCTCCCCCTCGACGACGCCGAGGCCGACGCGCGCCactacgacgacgaccacgccGAGATCGGGGGGGGGttcggcgccgcctccggcaAG GTGCAAATAGTTCAACAGATAAATCATGATGGAGAGGTTAATCGAGCTCGATATATGCCCCAGAATTCATTTATAATTGCTACAAAGACAGTTAGTGCAGAAGTATATGTCTTTGATTATAGCAAGCACCCATCAAAGCCTCCACTGGATGGTGCATGCAATCCTGACTTACGACTCAAGGGACACAACTCTGAAGGATATGGCTTGTCTTGGAGTATATTTAAGGAGGGTCATTTGTTGAGTGGATCTGATGATGCTCAAATTTGCTTATGGGATATCAAAGCAAATAGTAAAAACAAAACTCTTGATGCTCTTCAGATTTTTAAG TATCATGATGGTGTCGTTGAAGATGTTGCCTGGCATTTGAGGCATGAATACTTGTTTGGCTCAGTTGGTGATGATCACAATTTGCTGATTTGGGATTTACGCTCTCCTGCACCTACTAAGCCTGTACAGTCTGTGATGGCACACCAGGGTGAG GTGAATTGTCTAGCTTTCAACCCCTTCAATGAATGGGTTGTGGCAACTGGTTCAACTGACAAGACTGTGAAACTATTTGATCTTCGGAAGATTGATACTTCCTTACACACCTTTGATTGCCACAA GGAGGAAGTATTTCAAGTTGGATGGAGCCCAAAGAATGAGACTATACTTGCATCTTGTTGTCTGGGCAGAAGGTTAATGGTCTGGGATCTAAGCAG AATTGACCAGGAACAGACACCAGAGGACGCGGAAGATGGCCCTCCGGAGCTCCTGTTCATTCATGGAGGTCATACAAGCAAGATCTCTGATTTCTCCTGGAACCCATGCGAGGACTGGGTGATTGCAAGTGTCGCTGAGGACAACATCCTTCAGATATGGCAAATGGCGGAGAACATCTACCATGATGAGGATGATGTGCCAAGTGATGACCCTGCGAAGGCTCCCTGA
- the LOC102722846 gene encoding patatin-like protein 3, giving the protein MATSPVAVMDVDKLSYEIFSLLESKFLFGAGGCLSSPGPCTPARPFVDGRVRVLAIDGCGGSGAADALLAAAALARLEARLRERVGDSDARVADFFDVAAGSGAGGVLAAMLFLRGADGRPRYTAEEALEFVAASVGRDWAGRRGRWARLFRGGARGAERSFRRVFGDATLKDTVAPLLVPCYDLATAAPFVFSRADAVESDSFDFSLRDVCAATCAAGSTAAAVRSVDGRTAIAAASGGVAAMGNPAAAAITHVLHNKQEFPLATSVDDLLVLSIGTGAASSSSSAGAGWNTPMPTRSPSPRELARVAAEGVADMVDESVAMAFGHTSGSNYVRIQASKTATTALHADTAAAAGAMLSQRNVESVLFRGRRMSERTNAEKVDAVAAELVKEHERRRRSPLPNVVIKQVGTPRLSSATTASSATTTRTASTLASPASYGSRQ; this is encoded by the coding sequence ATGGCGACGTCGCCGGTAGCCGTGATGGACGTGGACAAGCTCAGCTACGAGATCTTCTCCCTGCTGGAGAGCAAGTTCCTGTTTGGAGCTGGCGGGTGCCTGTCGTCGCCCGGGCCGTgcacgccggcgaggccgttTGTGGACGGCCGGGTGCGGGTGCTGGCCATCGACGggtgcggcggctcgggcgccgccgacgcgctgctcgccgcggcggcgctggcgcggcTCGAGGCCCGGCTGCGGGAGCGCGTCGGGGACTCCGATGCGCGGGTCGCGGATTTCTTTGATGTCGCGGCGGGGTCTGGCGCCGGAGGGGTGCTCGCGGCGATGCTGTTCTTGAGGGGGGCCGACGGGAGGCCGAGGtacacggcggaggaggcgctcGAGTTCGTGGCTGCTAGTGTTGGAAGGGactgggccggccggcgcgggcggtggGCGAGGCtgttccgcggcggcgcgcggggggCGGAGAGGTCGTTCCGGCGGGTGTTCGGCGACGCCACGCTCAAGGACACCGTCGCGCCGCTGCTCGTGCCGTGCTACGACCTCGCCACGGCCGCTCCGTTCGTGTTCTCgcgcgccgacgccgtcgagaGCGACAGCTTCGACTTCAGCCTCCGGGACGTCTGCGCGGCTACCTGCGCCGCTGGGAGCACTGCTGCTGCCGTCAGGTCGGTCGACGGGCGCACGGCCATCGccgcggcgtccggcggcgtggcggccaTGGGCAacccggccgcggcggccatcACACACGTGCTCCACAACAAGCAGGAGTTCCCCCTCGCCACCAGCGTGGACGACCTCCTCGTCCTCTCCATCGGCACCggtgccgcctcctcctcttcctccgccgGCGCGGGGTGGAACACGCCCATGCCCACACGCTCCCCGTCGCCACGTGAGCTGGCGCGTGTCGCCGCCGAGGGCGTGGCAGACATGGTCGACGAGTCCGTCGCCATGGCGTTCGGGCACACGAGCGGGAGCAACTACGTGCGCATCCAGGCCAGCAAGACGGCCACCACCGCACTCCACGCCGAcacggccgcggccgccggcgcgatGCTGTCCCAGCGCAACGTGGAGTCCGTGCTCTTCCGCGGGCGGAGGATGTCGGAGAGGACGAACGCCGAGAAGGTggacgccgtggcggcggagctggTGAAGGAgcacgagcggcggcgccgcagccCGCTTCCGAACGTGGTCATCAAGCAGGTGGGCACGCCGCGGCTGTCGTCGGCGAccacggcgtcgtcggcgacgacgacgaggacggcgtcgacgttggcgtcgccggcgtcgtacGGCTCCCGCCAATAG
- the LOC102714902 gene encoding kxDL motif-containing protein 1-like isoform X2 encodes MDKLPPVVSPETAAAAEVAVQFRSLVDNEDIGTIRQTQHLILGRLQDSNAVLTHFNEYSEQCFAEVSNDFASKARLLKSMKADLDHIFLKLRSMKSRLAATYPDAFPDGAMAKTMDQRPDLESLMD; translated from the exons ATGGATAAGTTGCCACCGGTGGTTTCGCCAGAGACAGCTGCGGCTGCGGAGGTGGCGGTGCAGTTCAGGTCGCTGGTCGACAACGAGGACATCGGCACCATTAGGCAGACGCAGCACCTCAT ACTGGGGAGATTGCAAGATAGTAATGCAGTTCTCACACATTTTAACGAGTACTCGGAACAATGCTTTGCGGAGGTCTCTAATGACTTTGCTAGTAAAGCTCGTCTTCTCAAGTCCATGAAGGCTGATCTTGACCATATTTTCTTGAAGTTGAG AAGCATGAAATCGAGGTTAGCGGCAACATATCCAGATGCTTTTCCCGATGGTGCAATGGCAAAGACGATGGACCAAAGACCAGATCTTGAAAGTCTTATGGATTAA